From Sporolactobacillus pectinivorans:
TGTCACCCGTCAACATAACAGTCTGCCCAATGCCGGCCTGATGAAGCTTCCGAATGACGGCACTTGAAGCCTCACGCAATTCATCTGCGACCGCAATGAGGGATAAAATTTCACTTTCTGTTCCAAATACGATAACCGTTTTCCCTTGCTTCTGAAGACTTTGAATCTGCTTTCCGATCACCATGTCTATGCCATCCGGAAGTGTTTCTTCAAAAAGAAGCGGGCTGCCGATATAGAAATTTTCCTGATTGACTCTTGCTCTGACTCCCTTACCAATAACTGATTGAAATGCTTCAACGACAATATCATTAACGTTCAACCCGTCCTTTTCCGCCTTTCTGCAGATGGCCGATGCAAGCGGATGCTGTGATCCTTTTTCAATTGCAGCTGCGAGGGTCATAACACTCTGTTCATTTCTGCGAAGAGCCACTATATCCGTGACCTCTGGAACACCTTTGGTCAGCGTTCCTGTTTTATCAAAAGCGATCACTTTGAGCGCGCCCGCATTTTCCAGGGGAATCCCGCCTTTAATGATGACACCATTCCTTGCCGCGTTGCCAATCGCCGTGACAATAGCTACAGGCGTCGAGATTACCAGAGAGCAAGGGCAGCCAACAACGAGCAGTGCCAGCCCCCTGTAGAGCCAGTCGCCCCAGCTGGCACCCATAACTAACGGGGGAATGCCAGCCAGTAACAGAGAAGATACTATAATGACCGGTGTATAAACTTTTGCGAAACGATCGACAAATGTCTGGGTAGGTGCTTTTGCCGTTTGAGCCTCTTCAACCAGGTGAATAATTCTGGCAAGTGTTGTATCTTCTGCCCGTTTCGTAACTTTAACTTCCAATAAACCTTCTTCATTCAATGTTCCGGCATAAACCGGGTCATTGACTGCTTTTGTGACCGGAATGGACTCGCCGGTAATAGCCGCCTGATTAATTACCGACGCCCCCTTGACCACCCTGCCATCCATTGCCAGCTTCTGCCCGGGTTTGACGACCATGATATCACCGATCTTAATCTCTTCAACCGGTACCATCAATTCCAGTGTACCCCTGCGAATCAGCGTTTCTTTCGGCGCGATCTCCATCAATGAATGAATAGACTGCCTTGCCGCATCGACCGAATAACTCTCTAATGCTTCGCTGATTGCGAAAAGGATAACAACGGTCGCCCCTTCTTCCCATTTACCAATTGCCGCGGCACCTAAAATGGCAATGGTCATGAGTGTATCCATATCAAAATCCAGATGAAGCAAATTTTTAAGCCCCTCCATAAAAAGGGCGTATCCGCCAATCAGAATGGCTGCGGCATAGCCAATAATGGGCAGAGGGCTCTGTCCACCCCATTGCATGCTTAAGATCCAGCTCGCCATCAAAATGACTGCGGACAAATAAACCTTAAGACTTTTCTTTTGTTTCCAAATGGGCTGAGACTCCATGGTCCCTTCTTTTTCATCCTGTATTTTTAAATTTTCAAAAGCTCCGGCTTTTTCCAGTGCTTCAATTGTCGTACTGCCATAAACAACGATCTTTGACGCACCAAAATTTACTTTGGCGTCCTGTACCTCAGCCAGCCGTTTTACATTTCTTTCAAATTTATTCGCACATTCCACGCAATCTAATCCATGAACCCGATAAACTTTCATCTGCACTTCAGCCAATGGTTTTTACCTCTCTTTGATCATTAAAAACGATTGAAAGAAGCATCCGGATCTCTTCCTGATCCAAAGAGTAAAAAGCCATCTTTCCCTCCCTGCGATAGTTAACAAGGCCTTGTTTGCGCAGCGTGCGCAGATGATGGGAAGCCGTCGCGACTGAAGAACCGATAATGTTGGCAACATCACAGACGCACAGTTCCTTCTCGTGGCATAATGCGAAAGCAATTTTTGCACGATTTGCATCCGCAAGTGACTTAAACAGTTGTACGGGACGGGATATATCCTTATTCGATAACAGCCCTCGTATATGGTTCACCTTCTGCGCATCAAAACAATAAATATCACAAGTATCTTTTTCAGGCATCAGCAACCACCCTCAATCATTCAAATGTTCATTTGAATGTATTATAGTACAATGATCCGTTTCATTCAAATATTCTTTTGAATGAAACGGATCATTTAGGAAACTGATTAATGTTCACACAAAAAAAGTCTATCTCAAGTTGATGAAACCCTTGTTTGAAAAAAGTAACTTTACAAACAGTGAATGCAGAAGTAAACTACTGTTTAATATAAGAATAAAACTTTCCAACATCTTAAATCGCTTAATTCAAAGAAGCGGGGGAACCGGTTTTCAGGGGTGAATCCTTTTTAGGTAGGGCAACTTTCTTGCCCGAATCCGTCAGCTAACCTCGTCAGCGTTCGGAGAGAAGATGGGACAACTTTGTGTGCTGAAATCATGCCGCGAGCTTGTGCTCAGCGGTATTTTTATTTTGATACACTTCCATATTAAGTGATAAGACTGGAATCTGAAAAGGGTGGGACCTTTGGAAAACGTAGAGTGGTTAAATGTCTTATTGATTGTTATCGTGGCTGGCGGAGGCTGGCTGTGTCTGCAAAATTTTAGTCTGGTCAAGCGTGTGCTTATTGGCCGTCCAATGAAAACGGAGTCGCTTCATTCAAAAAGCAATCATTTATTCTGGCTCATCGCCCTTCCGATACTATCCGCCGACTTGTACTCATCAGTGGCCTATGGTCCTGAAGCGGGGATGACCGAGCTGGCTCAATTAGGACCGGATGCGAAATGGCTCATTCTGCCAATCACGGTTGCGGCCGTCCTTCTGCTCGCCATCTTGATTAATTCCTATATTATGGGTGTTCTTGCTTATCCGAATGGCGGAGGAGCCTACGCGATTGCACGGGACAATTTTAAACATTCCTGGGTGGCAGTTACAGCGTCGAGCGCTCTTCTCATCGATTATGTATTGACCGTCGCAGTTTCCGTTTCTGCGGCCATAGCCGCTATTTCCTCTGCGTATCCGGTCGTAACGCCCTACCGGACAACCATTGCCCTGATCTGTATTCTCGTTTTACTGCTCATCAATTTGCGCGGTGTTGCTGAGGCGGCAAAAGTACTTGCATGGCCGACTTTCTTTTTTATGGCCTGCATGATGGCACTTATTGCATTTGGCTTTTTCAATGAATTCAGATATGGTTTCGTTCAGGCAGCGACTCCATCTTTTGGCACTGTGCCGAAGGATTTGACAGCGCTGCTGGTGCTGAAAGCATTCAGCTCATCCTGTTCCGCTTTAACCGGCATTGAAACCATATCCAACTCCGTACCCATTTTCCGTAGTCCAAAACAAAAAAATGCTATCAAAACGTATATAGCGCTTGGTATTCTTGAAGGCATCACTCTGGTGGGTATCTCCTATCATCTGTACGTACACGGTATTTCTGTTAATCCCAGCAACACGATGCTCTCACAGCTGACTGCTTTGATTTTTGGCAATGGGCTGATTTATCAGCTGATCACTTGGTCAACGTTTGTTGTTCTGATTCTGGCAGCCAACTCAACGTTCAATGGATTTTCCCAGCTCGCAGCGATTGTTGCTTCCGACGGATTTCTCCCGCGTAAGCTGGCGCAGCGCGGTGACCGGCTTTCTTATTCAAACGGCCTGATCACACTGGCCGCGCTTGCCGGCTTACTGGTCGTATTCTTCCATGCGGAAACCAATGCGCTGATTCCACTTTATGCCATCGGCGTGTTTGTTTCATTCACGATTGCCCAGATCGGCCTTGTTCGTCGCTGGGGCCATATCAAGGGCCGTCACTGGAAAGTGAACTTAACTGTTAATGGCATTGGCGCTGTAGTGTCCGCATGTGTCGCACTGATTTTCGCAGTCACGAAGTTTACAGGCGGGGCCTGGATTATCATCGTCATTTTACCTTGGTTTGCCTGGATTTCCTTAACGATATCAAAGCACTATAAAGAAGTTGGTTCTCAGCTCCATATAGACTTGCTGAAAGATCGGCCAATTGCGCATGAGGTGACTTCGATCGTCCTGATATCTGGTATTCACCGTGTCGTTAATAACACATTGTCATTCGCAAAAAGCATTGACACAAATGTCATCGCCGTTTACGTCGGATTTGATGACGCTTCGATCGAAACCATTCAAAAGCAATGGAAAGAGTGGGGAACGCCATGCAAACTGATTGTGCTCCAAAGTCAGTATCGTTCTCTGATTGCGCCTATATCATCTTTTATACATGATATCCAGAAAGAAAAAGGAAAGGACAGCTATATCCATATCCTGATGCCGCAATTCATCATGAAGAAAAGCTGGCACAACCTCCTCCACAATCAGAGTGCTCTGATTCTGCGTACATGGCTTTTTCTGCACAAGGATGTCGTTATCACGACTGTTCCGTTCCATTTAAAAAAATAGACTAATGAAGAGGGTTCAATAATAAAACCACCAT
This genomic window contains:
- a CDS encoding APC family permease; the encoded protein is MGPLENVEWLNVLLIVIVAGGGWLCLQNFSLVKRVLIGRPMKTESLHSKSNHLFWLIALPILSADLYSSVAYGPEAGMTELAQLGPDAKWLILPITVAAVLLLAILINSYIMGVLAYPNGGGAYAIARDNFKHSWVAVTASSALLIDYVLTVAVSVSAAIAAISSAYPVVTPYRTTIALICILVLLLINLRGVAEAAKVLAWPTFFFMACMMALIAFGFFNEFRYGFVQAATPSFGTVPKDLTALLVLKAFSSSCSALTGIETISNSVPIFRSPKQKNAIKTYIALGILEGITLVGISYHLYVHGISVNPSNTMLSQLTALIFGNGLIYQLITWSTFVVLILAANSTFNGFSQLAAIVASDGFLPRKLAQRGDRLSYSNGLITLAALAGLLVVFFHAETNALIPLYAIGVFVSFTIAQIGLVRRWGHIKGRHWKVNLTVNGIGAVVSACVALIFAVTKFTGGAWIIIVILPWFAWISLTISKHYKEVGSQLHIDLLKDRPIAHEVTSIVLISGIHRVVNNTLSFAKSIDTNVIAVYVGFDDASIETIQKQWKEWGTPCKLIVLQSQYRSLIAPISSFIHDIQKEKGKDSYIHILMPQFIMKKSWHNLLHNQSALILRTWLFLHKDVVITTVPFHLKK
- a CDS encoding ArsR/SmtB family transcription factor, with the protein product MPEKDTCDIYCFDAQKVNHIRGLLSNKDISRPVQLFKSLADANRAKIAFALCHEKELCVCDVANIIGSSVATASHHLRTLRKQGLVNYRREGKMAFYSLDQEEIRMLLSIVFNDQREVKTIG
- a CDS encoding heavy metal translocating P-type ATPase, producing the protein MKVYRVHGLDCVECANKFERNVKRLAEVQDAKVNFGASKIVVYGSTTIEALEKAGAFENLKIQDEKEGTMESQPIWKQKKSLKVYLSAVILMASWILSMQWGGQSPLPIIGYAAAILIGGYALFMEGLKNLLHLDFDMDTLMTIAILGAAAIGKWEEGATVVILFAISEALESYSVDAARQSIHSLMEIAPKETLIRRGTLELMVPVEEIKIGDIMVVKPGQKLAMDGRVVKGASVINQAAITGESIPVTKAVNDPVYAGTLNEEGLLEVKVTKRAEDTTLARIIHLVEEAQTAKAPTQTFVDRFAKVYTPVIIVSSLLLAGIPPLVMGASWGDWLYRGLALLVVGCPCSLVISTPVAIVTAIGNAARNGVIIKGGIPLENAGALKVIAFDKTGTLTKGVPEVTDIVALRRNEQSVMTLAAAIEKGSQHPLASAICRKAEKDGLNVNDIVVEAFQSVIGKGVRARVNQENFYIGSPLLFEETLPDGIDMVIGKQIQSLQKQGKTVIVFGTESEILSLIAVADELREASSAVIRKLHQAGIGQTVMLTGDNKKAAESVGKAAGVSIVQAELLPEDKLALIKDLCERYQEAAMVGDGVNDAPALAEATVGIAMGASGTDTALETADIALMSDDLTKLPYIINLSHQAMAVIRQNVSLSLAIKAVSIVLIFPGWLTLWMAVFADVGATVIVTLNSLRLSRVQD